AGCGTTGGTATCATTTTTCTGAACATTTATAGGAGCTTCATGAGGCAAATTCAACTCACCTTGGATTTCTATGAGTGAAAGTCCAAATGGGGTCGATATCACGTCATCTGGAGTATTTACTGAGGAACGTTCTGAATTTGCTATCAGGCGAACACCTGATAAGTCTACTATGGCAGAGGGCATTTTGTTGATCTATATTGAATGAATACAAGAGTTGATCTTCTCTTACATGCTATAAACGCGTTTGGGTCGCGTGCTAATGTATCACGTGGGTTTACTCCAGTGCATATCGAAGTATTTGTTACCTAATTGGGAAATTTCTTATGGCGGAACTTCCTAACAAACAAATGATAATAAACTTTTTAGTTAGATTCTTCGCTAGTACAGCCACTTAAATACGTTGGGTCCACCAAGAACGTCAAATCAACCATTTTGACATTTGTTTTATTTGGCACATTGAGTGGCGTAAGGAAAGATTAGAAAGTGGGTGCAATCTTGCTTTTGAAGCCGTTAACGCCACAACAAAAGCGAAGGCAGTAGGGCGATAAGCTGAGCAGAAATAGATTCAACCAAATTCCTTTTTCcgtgattttcttcaatgaagtGGTCCGATGTCTCACAATCAAATAGTGCCACAGACTCATCTATTGTCAAATTCTTAAGCTCTCTCGAGAAACAGACATTTTCTTAGATGTCGTCCAAAATAGGAAATGAGAAGCCTTGATATATGCATTACATTGAACTaatttggaaatttttCTGGTCACACTGCATGAATCTCAATATAGCATCCAGGAACATCTTCTtgcatttgaagaatagtAACTGTTTTTCTTCGGAACACAcaattgctgaaaaatatgGAGGCATCGTCGAGGCACAAATGTCGAATAAATAGTACCATGTTTCGCTGCTTGAGTTTGTCGAGTTTACCGAACACATCACCTTCCGGAAGTTCTTTACTATCCTTTTATTCAGCAAGCGTTAAGTActaacaacaacaacacaTCAACAACACATCAACAAAAACTATACACAGACTATATAAAATGTCCGCAACAAATTACACCGCAGTGTATGGTCTCATGCAATTATTGCGGTACCAGAACAACTATCCGGATCTTTCAAGTGGATCATGGCCACAGGCACAGCAAGGGCGTAATTTGCTTGGGAGCATTCCTCCCGTAATGCAACAATTCACGACAGATTATCAAATAAACTTATTTGGAGACTACCCTGGACCTCTGGATTTAGTTCCATCTGTCATATTTGCAGTTATATTTGGAATAATAGCTCTAGCTCATttattcatcttcattatgAATTACTCCCGGGGCCATTATTTCTGGTTATCTCTCGGGTGGTTCATTTATGGAGTAATGAGAGTGATAGGATTTTCGTTAAGACCAGTATGGGGAAGAGACTTGAGTTATGTCTTGTATGGTCCACCTTGTGAAGTGTTTTTAATTTTACCTTCTATTCTCATTGTCTCGTTCAATTTGATCCTAGCCCAGCGTATTTTCACTTGGAGACATCCTGTTGGTGGTTCCAGAAAACTCTTTTGGGGAGTCATGATAACTTTGTATGTAGTTGTGGCTGGCGTGGTTGCAATGACCATCGTAGCTTCGATTGTTCCATATCTCTACTTCTTGTCTGAAAGGGTGTACACTAGATACAAGAAAGTGGTTCAAGTTACGTCAGTTTTGGTCCTGTTGTACTCATTGACTTCGATTTCATTGTTGGGTTTGGCATACTTTTTCAAGCCAACCAAAAAAGACGAGGATTTATACACATTTCAGCCTTGGTGGATCGAGTCTTTTTCTCCATTGTACTATGTGAAAAAGGGAGCTGCTCAAGAGGCTGCTCAGTCTTTTGCTAGAAGACATTCAATACACAGAAGAGCCATTCGTGTTATTCCTGCTTCTCATCACCACTACCGTATAGTCGAAGGACTAAGTAAAGAAAGAGGAAATATTAATCATAATGCTTCATTGTTGCTAATTACAGTTACCACCGTTCTTATTTTTGTTGGCTGTATTCTCAGAGCCATAGTGGTTTTCCAAGGCAGATACCGAAAGGATAGTAGTATACTTTGTCGTCCTGTTGCCATGTACATTGTGTGGGGTGTATTTGAACTTTTTATCAACTTGTGCTACTTAATTGGCAGAGTGGACTTGAGATTTTACAGACCAGATAGACTTCCAAAGGATATCAGAGATATAATGACAGCCAACGTCTCCCAAGAACCTTCCCTAATTAGTAGGGAATCAGAGTCCGATGGATTTGAgtctccagaagaaaacgacaagGAGACTTACGACGACTCAGAAGGTTTTGATTTCCTGGACCCTGAACCAGCTTCAAGTGTCCGCGGACCCTATGAACCCCCTAAAAGACCATTCCAAATACCATATCCTGTGGATGAGAAGTATATTCATAAGGAAGATGACGAGGATGAAGAGTTCCACTTCTAACAAAACTCTCACTAACTTATACCAATTGAGCACACTTATTGCTCCCCTTAATAGATAATTGTTTAGAGATTGTATTTTAAATGTATTAGATATATAATATTATGGAAATTGTAGTAATAGTAGAAAGAGGATCACATAATTTCGCAGTAATAAATATTTTTTCGTTATTTCCACGTGATCAAAATCTTTTTTTTGTAGTCTTCTACATTAAGATGAGATACCATTTGATCTATAGTTTACTCTACTTTTCAACCTTTGGAACCTACAAAAATGTCAAGACCGGAAGAGCTTGCTCCACCTGAGGTATTTTACAATGATACAGAATCTTTCAAATACACGTCGTCTACACGTGTGCAGCATATTCAAGCCAAGATGACCTTGAGAGCCTTGGAActtttgaacttggaaaaggaaCAGCCCCATTTCTTACTAGACTTGGGTTGTGGCTCTGGTTTATCAGGAGAAATATTGACCGAAGAAGGTTACAACTGGATAGGGATGGATATTTCACCTAGTATGTTGGCCACAGGTTTGGATAGAGATGTTGAAGGAGACCTTTTCTTAAGTGATCTTGGTAATGGTGTGCCGTTCAGAGCTGGCACTTTTGATGCAGctatttctatttctgCCATTCAGTGGTTGTGCAATGCTGACACAGCTGGTGTAGATCCtaagaagagattgttgtGTTTTTTTAATACGTTATACTCGTCATTGAGAAGAGGAGGAAAATTTGTGGCTCAGTTCTATCCTATGAATGATAGTCAAACTGAAGCTATACTAGGTGCTGCTAAAGTTGCTGGTTTTGGCGGTGGCTTAATCATCGACGATCCAGATTCAAAAAGACACAAGAAATATTACTTGGTGTTGACTGCTGGTCTTTCTGAAAGAACGGTTAACTTGACTGGTGCTACTATGGAGGCTCCTGTCATGAACAAGAAGgtgaacaagaaattgttAAGAAAGATGGAGTCCGGCAAGGATTTCATCAATAGAAAGAAGGAGACCATGAAGAGAAGAGGTAAGAAGGTTGCCCTTGATTCCAAATTCACTGGTAGAAAGAGACGTCCTCGTTTCTAGATGTAGTCATTCCCTTCAGTTCTTTTCATAATATCTTTACCATTACGGGAGCCTTAGTGACCACTAGTTTtaaattgaatttttaGAATTATTACTAAGATTGTTGCGGCTCCGTGTTTTTTCTCTATATTCATTGCATAACTTGTACATTAATACAAATTCAACCTGCGTAAAAATTGTGCGGCACGCGTAATTTCAGGCACTAAAAATCTTTTTtacttgttgaaaaatcgaGCAAATCATAGAAGCCTACAACTACCAGAAGCAAACGAACCACACAACTTTCAAGCAACGACACTATGTTTGGGCTTAGTGTGAAGAGCTCAGCTACGAAGCCGGTCTCCTCCTTAGTACAGACGGTTAGAACCTATTTTTCATTGAAAAAAGGTAAGTTATATCTTCATATTAAATCGCTAaggaaatttttcactaacAATATATCTGTAGATGTGCCAACGGTTTACGAACCATTGCCAAAAAAAAGAGGTGGTGAAAATGCTATCAGCTACTTGCATAAGCAGTTAGTACAGAAATACGATCCTACTGGCAAGAGACGAGCTTTGGTGGATTCCAAGACTGGCTTGAGAGCTGGAGATGTTATAAAGGTCACATATATGGATCGAACCGATGTCGTAGGAAGAGTTTTGGGAATAAAAAGAGGTCAGAACAATGTGGGGACCAACATATTGATCCGTAACAAGATCAACCGTGTTGGTTGTGAAGTCAGAATCCCATTATTCTCTCCTAAGCTCCGTAATATCGAGGTCTTGTACAAGCCAAAGAAATATTTGTCGAGAGCCAAGCAATACTACATTAGGAACACCAAACTTGATGTGGACGATGTCGAAGCTTACGTCAAGCGTCAACAACACAAGTGATAGAATAACAGTACGAAGAGTTCGTACACCTACCCTGTACATAAATGAATAAACGTTAAACATATAGCTATAAACTTTTGGTTTCACATCTCCAGAATAATTGGAAACTGCTTTGCCATTCTCCTAAACATATCAAATGTAAAAGATTAATGAAATGTGAAATTTACACAAGTGAAGTTATTATGTCTGTCGAAGATGAGCATTCAACTTATTCGTAAGTTCACTGTTAAACCTATCCATAAACCCGGGGCTCAAGGTCATCATGAGCGATTCAAAAGTTTCTCTGTATCTTGAACGGTTTGTAACATCCATCAACTGGTACCAGCCAAAAGTGCTAACGGATATCTTCAACTCGGTGTTTTCCTTAGTTTCTATGTGGAGATAACAATTTTCCTTTTTGTTTATCAAATCAcagaatggaaagaagCTCTTGTATTCGGCGTAGATATTCTCGAGCTCAACAGTCGGGTTGAAAGAGTTCATGACTACTGCAATGTGGAATTCACCACCATCAATCGTCCCCTGTTCCGAAAGAAGACATTCTTTATTGGAAGGAATTCGATCAGGCGATCGTTACAAGAGTACATATAAAAGCTCGCAAATCCTCTCATAGTTGACAGACTTTTGAGTACACGGTTCACTACTCCAACGTAGGCGCTATAGAGTTACTAGCGACGTAGATATAATCATTACATTCGCAAATGACTACTGCTGTAGAATCTACGGAGATTTGATCATTTCATACTCTTATCTGCAATCTACACTAattctacaactacaattAGAGGCTATAGTCACAACTGATTCCCAGTGTTCCACGTAGATGTCAACACCAGGCGCCCAGAAACGTGCTCCAACTTAATGGTCTCTCTACGCATACATTCACTTATGAACCTCCGATCAGTATAGCCTGGAGTAGCAATACAGACTTCCATATGAAGGGTGAATCCGCGATTGATGTTAGAGAGAAAAGACAAGTTTCTATTCTGGAAAATTTTCCAATCCACTTTTATACTACTGGTTCAAATGCGGGTAACTCATGCCATATACAGATTTCCTTGTCTAGCACATATTTTAATAATTGCATCAGTATGTCAATTTTCTTACCCTGATTTACATTGTAACATACATTACTAGCAGCAGTATTCGCCAGTAGTTACATTGAGGTTTTGACTATCATGGCTTCTGCTTCCAATCCTTCGCTCACACCAGACCAATTCATAGGTTCTAACTTGAGAGTAGCAATAAAAGATGGCAGAGTAGTCACAGGCATCTTGACTGTAATAGACCCTTTCGGCAACCTTCTCCTCTCCAATGTTATTGAGGAATCAGAGGATATAATCAGTCCTCCAGGGATTCACAAACGTGACATTGGTTTGGTTAGTGTACCTCGAGAAACGATTGTAACTGTCTCCGTGGATACGAACACTCATAGAAGACTATTTAGTAAGAAGTAGTGGATTTTTTCTATTATGAATTGCTATACCTTATGCTATATCTACTTAATTAGTTAGGGTACCGATTATACCGACTCTTCTTTATTGTTGGCAGAGGATGCAGGTACAAGTTTGATTCGATATTCTTGCTCTTGGTTGGAATGGCCGCTGCTGGAGTGTTTTTCAACTTTCGGACCACTCTGACTACTTTGTCTTTGCCGACCTTCCACTGGTAATCCTGGGGAGGTTTCTTGATGATAACCTTTCGGGTTTTGCCGTTGTTCTTTGGGTTGCGATACTTCTGCGGCACATTGATAGGTCTCCTGATGAAGATAACATTGCCGTCAGCATCAACCGATTGGGTTTCTTCCCATTCACAATCTTCGTCGCTGTTATATTCATCTTCGGACTCTGTATCAGAATCGCAGTCGGATTCAGGTTTGCCTGTTTCGATTTGTTGCTGTGTAGATGTAGTCCAAGTCATAGAAGGCTTGTacttgattgaagaaatcgtcGAAGTGATTATCGAAGTTTTTCTCGAAGTAGgtaatgaagaaatagtCGAAGTTGTCCATGAAGTCCAATATGGTGATGTTGTTCCGGTTGACAAGCTGACAGTGGTAGACAGACTGACAATTGACAGTCTAGCAGGTTTTGAAAGGCTAACACTAGTTAACAGATTTTCACTAGTTAACAGGCCGTCGGTAATAGTCAGgctgaaagaagaaattggagtAGGTTTTGTAGAAatagatgaagataattTTGGCGGGTAAATTGGATCTGGCGGATGAGGGTTTGAAATTGACGGTTTGCCGTGTTCCATACAAGTACCAATGAAATGATCTCTTCCACTGAAGAATGTTCCATATGGACAGATATCAACCATACAGCCAAGaacagaatcttctttggcaCAAAGACAAGTGATATCCATTTTCTGGAGAGGACATGTTTTGGCAACTTCAGCAATACAGCTAAGGAAACATGCTGGAGGAGTTGCATTTACGTAGGCAATAACGAGAGCCATGAGCGTAATAGAACAAAACCACGACATTATTTCTGTATTGATTATCACTAGAAGGAAGGGTAAATATAAGATGATAAAAAGTGGTTGCAACATTGTTAACCGCTTCTCTACttagctgcgaaaaataaGATAAGAGAGAGAAAATAATTTGCGGGTAATTTACTTAACCAAATTTTTTCATTATTTCACGATTTTATCTAGCGTTAGCATGAGATTACAGTAAGGGATAGTTTGCCAACTTAAAATGATAGTTGTAGTGTGGAGgtatttttgaagaatgtaGGTACTTCACTATTTCAAATGTATAGAGAGCAAAAAGTGTATTCTTCGTTTATGATGTATCTATCAGTTAAAGGATTTTAGCTTTAATTGCAGCTGATACTCCAATCAGAAACAACCAAATTTATATCACTAGACATATAACAGATCTCTAGATGTCTTCACATACATCCTAACCCAAGTGTGGTGCTCAGAATACGGATCAGACACagttgcgaaaaatgtcagaagaaaggaaaggTGCATTCAAAGTTTTTCCATAGATAACCTCTCTTCCGTAATTATCCAAAAATCACAAAATTGCAATCGTGCGAACTTTGTTATGAGTCCGACGCCAAGAAGTATGAATGTCTCCTTAATTGACCATCTTAGTCCCTGCTTTCCACCTCAACTTCTACACCAGTTAAGAGGCTTATTTTTCTTATATGCACGTGACGCGTTATCCATTCGTTGGTTGTGTATGTgcgacttcttcaaagtttgGAATCGCTGGTCACAAGCCAGAAATTCCAAGCATTATCTAGAGATCTTTCTTTCAGCATTGATTAAACAGATTCTTTAACTCTACTTGGTTCGTATCTGTGTCACACGCAAACCAAGATGCAGGGCTCTTACAAAAACAACGGTTTACCCAGACCGTACTACATGAAGCCTCAGTCTAAGAGAAAACACTCACCCTATGATAACATGAAGATGCCAGTAGCATTCTTCACCTCGTCTCCCAGAAAGATCTTGGGTTATTTGATACTTTTGTCATTGTTTGGAACATGTGTATACTGGATTTCGCAGGATATGAGACCTTCTCCTCCTCCGTCATACGAGATAATTAAGCCAGAAACCATCAAAGCTACCGTTCAAGTTCCAGCTGACAACCTAGAGAAAATAGCCAACGCTGTAGGTTCTAAAGCAGACAAGGAAGCTCTCAATATCGATTTGGCTGAAAATTTGGCAGCTGGATCAAAAGGACAAAAAGGTATAGGAGTAGCAGAAGCTCCTAAAGGTGGTATTGCCAATGAAGCTGCAGTGGTAGGTAGTGATGAAGATAAAATTATTGGTACTGGAAAGAAGTCtagacttcaacaacaggCGGGTGCCAATGGTGGTCAGAAGGGTTATAAAGCTTCCAAGGAAGGAGAAGTACAAAAGCCGCAGGCTATCAAGGAAGTCGATGGTGCTGGTATTCCGGCTGCTAAGGCTAAGGCTGcagttgaagatgtagaagaagatgatgtcacagaagaagatattgcagaagaagatgtagacatcgcagaagaaaaagctAAAGACATCTTGGATGAAACTGTGTAAGCAATCATGTATCAAAACCATTCACTTCATCATATACTATTTATTGGTGGCTATAGCTCGTTCAACATGTACAACAGCGCTTGGAGGTTCATTCATAGAGATTCGTGGATGGTCTTGATTGAATTGCTCTTCTATTAACATGAAGAAAAGTCTTTCCGTTATATATACTAATACACTGACGTACTTGAAGGCGTTGCTCAGTTTTTGTAGATTTTTTTTCCTAAAAGTACTTCATCTGTTCAATACTGCAAAAAGCAAGAGATTTACTGAACAAGACTTAATTCATCCAGTAAGTTAAGAGGCAAAAATAACGTAAGACCCCATGGGGATTCGAACCCCAGTTGCCAGCATCAGAAACCAGAGTGATAACCACTACACTATGGGATCACGTTTTCTTGAGAAAATAGCACCTCGAAATTTCAGATTGTACCTGTATCACGTGATGTATGTGGCATGATTGTGACCGAATGTGTAATATGCAGGTCTCTAACTGCTATACCgattttgcaaaattaaCTGGGAATAGCAAAAAAGGTTCTGCTTAACGGTGCTATTGTAACTTCTGGTCCTTTCGAAGTCTTAATTATCAAAGGTAATATCAAGAAAAATATTGATGAGAAAACGAGTTATTCTGTGATTGTAGAACATGTCCAGCAATTAACAACTGCTACTTACACTGATATTTCGTTACAATAAATTATCAGATTAATTAAAGTGATTCCTAAAATCCGTTCTCTATAGAAAATCTATATCACATTATTTCACACTTGTCGTGTTGCTGTTTCCTTGCGCCAACAATATCCTCATACTGCTCTTTCTTCCTATCTCTTAATTTCTCCTTGACTTCAACGGGGAAATATTTTTCCATTACATTCATTGCATCCATATCCAAATTAGACCCGTCTGCAATAAGTATTGCGTTCTCGTTTCTGCAAATTGGACAGTTAATCTTATTTTGTTgcttcaacttgaccaaACACCTCACACAAAACAAGTGTCCACATTGCAACCTGATCGGCTTGTAAGCGATTGACATACAAATTGGGCAAGTGTAGTCCTCTAGTTGTGGAATCAAAGTGAGGACTCTATTTTGGAGAATGTAACAAATGGATTGAGCTATAGAGGTTCCTGTAATAAAAATGTGGTCATTGGAAACTAATTCCGGAAACTTGTGCAGAATACCAAGTGAAGTTTGTTTGTCGaattttttcaagatctttcTGAATGCTTCTGTATTTATGGattgaaattgcaagatTTTCAAAAGATGATAATTCATGCTCACAAATTGATTGAAAGCATCCAAGCTCTTCAGGTTTTTGAATTTCTGTAGAATTCCTGATTTCTCAACGTTATCTAGAAATTGTGcaagattcttcttgatttgttcGCTGTTCCTTTGTGATGAAAGCAAGGAGGTCTCATTATACTTGAAAAACACCTCGGAATCCAAATAAATTCTAAAAAGTTCTCTCCATGTGTACATATCAGAATTCTTCCATCTAGAAGCATTATTTGACAATGTAGCTACTATTCCTCCTAATTCTTGAACCTCATCGATAAGTTTCTTTTCCTCTGCCGTTTTTAATTTATCGAGGTTTTCAAGTTCACCTTCTAGcatttggaagaattttGAGTCTGAGTTTAACATGATGtaaatttcatttttcttcCTGTTATGTGTTGCTGGTGGTGTAGACTCAGACAATGCAGAATCTATATTTGTTGCttctgatttttcactgattgattttgcaactgctgGTGGTGAACCTTCACGACTGTGCGCTGGTGATATCACAATGATCtcatcattttcttctttcaattcaatGATTTTTTCGGTATCCAGATCTTCTGATGAATCCACTTCTGGTGTATCAGCTTTAAATGATTCTAGTGGAGGTGGTTTCAAGTGCTGGAGAGGTGCATCGTCATTAAGCAAAGATTCTATtcgtttcttcaattgctgGCCCAACTCATAGATATGATCATCTGTGTATTGGTCGTTTGAATAGTCCAAGGTGATCTTTAGCATCGGCTTAATGTCGTGACTGTTGTCTTTGGACTTGGTCAAGGTATATTCAGCGACTATTGGGTTTGAGGCAGTTGTATCATTTTCGTCGAGTTCAACGATTTTACTGTCAGCATCTTGGAAGAGCAACTTGAGGGTATTTTTTTCAAGGCCCAAGAACTTGAGTTCGTTGACTACCTTGTTGATGCACTTTTTTAGAGCTTTGTATTGAATGGCTGCCTCCATCCATTCTTCGGGTATGTCATCCTCTATCAAGGTCTGTTCGAGAACTTTGGCGAACTTCATGACGAGATCGTGGTTGCTGAGATTTGAATAGGATGTGTTTTGTTACTTGAACCTTGATTCTTATCTCAGTTGATAAATGCGATGAGCTGAAGATGACCTGGATATACTAGATAATAGACAAGGTTGTGGTCGTGATGAGCTATGGTAGCAGAAAACGTCTGCGATGAGAATGTGGCTATTATGAGTCGAATGTTGTCAGTTCCTATCCTTTACAACTTTGCTTGGCTCAAACAGTGTTGGTGGTTCTGGCTATTTGAGCTCTGCTATATAAATGTTCTAGTTATTGTATAACTGGCAGTGTCGATGACCATAGCAGGATGTGACGTCTGCCTGAAGGACTTGGCAAGATCGGAGGTAGATCGTGGGGCAAATGCAACTAGCGAATTACAGGGTGCTGAATAATAATTTTCTTAGCCTCAAGATGGTCCACTATGTAATTCGGGATGGTTTTGAAGCCGTTGGGGAGATTAATAGACCTTAAACTGCTTTTAGAATGCAGATAAGAAAAGAATCCATGTAAGGCTGAAATTTTTTGGCGTTTGTTTTTTTTAGCTTCTCACTACAGTGTTGGAAGCCAGCACACGTGGGAGAAATTTTCCATACAATATTCTGGAAGCCTTGTGTGAAACGACAGATGCCAACTTTTTCTTGCAGATGAGTTTTGTGTCGCGGGGTGACAATTGCTGCAACTATCTGTTTGCAACCTGTCTTGGCTCAATCGTATCAGGTCGGTAGGGGAAGCTACTGGAGCCAGGGGAGGTGGGAATCAGATATGGCGGTTTCAGGTCTTGTTAGCCAGGGTCACGGTACCAGATCGAGAGTCGCCTGACAGACACGTGCACAGTGACCACTTTCTCTGATAGGCAGAGCATGCAGGCACGAATAATGCTCCTTATACTATCTTTCAGTAAGTGAAGGTGGGTAACCAACAGACTTGCAGATGTCGTAATTCCTCCAAATGCAAAGATGTGGAAGTATCCTGTGGGCTCTTTTATTTTTAGGGTTTGGTGTTTTTTGCTCTTTCTTGCGCTTCATGGTGGATATTCTGAAAcaatgggtgcaaaaaaattctaTTCCAACTCCCACGAATAAAACAATTTGCCGATCCTCCACTATCGCTACAAATATAGTCACTGTAGCTACATATGTAGTAAATATTGCTAAAGACACACAGGTGATCACATTGATATCTTTTTGTCTCTGACGCTTCCCCTGTTTCAACCGCTTCTTTTTCGCTGTTTCGTTCAGTGCTGGTGGTATCTCTTCAACTCACTTCTATTGTTGTCAGTTACGAGTAGTCTCGGGAAATTAGTTGGTAACCCATGCAGCCAACAGGCTTGTAACCTAACAAGTTATTCTTCCACAATGTGCCGGGGGAATTTTGTGGGGAAGCTCGTTGTGATTCAGTATGCAGCACCGAAATTTTCCTGTAAATTGTCGATACCCTATTTAAACTTTAAATTAATGGGTGAAAAAAGATGCACCAAATTTAACAATTGCAACGAAATTCAATAATACATGaacatttcttcaaaatttaTACAACaaaatgcaaaaaaattccGATACCGGGAGTCGAACCCGGGTCTGCTCGGTGAAAGCGAACCGTGCTAGCCGTTACACTATATCggagaagttgttggttTTGCTTTCCCTGTTGGCTCGAGGCAAAATTGAAGACAGCCTCTGCAACAGCCCGTTTTTTGGATTATAATACATGTCAATTCGTAAAAATTAAGATTTCACCTAATTTTCAGGTAAAGCCGTCGATGGTTTTAGCTGTAGGTGTCCTCCAGACTTTCGTTATGGATTAGAGGAAGATTTATATACTAGTATGCTTGAGTGTTTTTGCGATACTTGCAATTTCATAAATGATTCACCTTTTAGCTGTGCATAACTGTAGTAATATTATATGTCAGTGTGAACATTTCCAGAATAGTTTTATCGATCATGTTTCAATGGTATTTaacaatatatatataaattgACTTCTTTCACAAGGTTTTGAATTATATTTCTGGAAGATATTTCCAAATTTAtcaaaaaataaaaaataaGTTTTGGATGCAAGTCTCTTGTCTACATCGATAATAATACGAATTAAGTACTTACTACTGAGAGACACAATTCTATTAAACGAAAAGTATCCAGCCGAAATACACTTGCAAAAGCTCAACGCAAGTCGCAgccattttgcaatcataCGAACATATTGAGTGTGCAGAACATTCTCGAACAAGCCTGCAGACAGTCACCAACATCTGAGAACGTTTAAACTCATATGAATGCTACGAGCTTCGAATCTAAATTATTGACCACCTCACCTATTTATTCATAAAATATACCATACTAGCGAGCCCAACATGGATTTCGAATTAGAACCTACTTTGGAATCAATAGTACAACAGGATACCTTGAAGTGGATCTTTGTCGGAGGCAAAGGTGGTGTCGGTAAAACCACCACCTCTTCATCTATCGCTGTACAATTGGCATTGAACCACCCCAACGATcagttcttgttgatctcAACCGATCCTGCCCACAACTTGTCTGATGCATTCTGTCAAAAATTCGGGAAAGATGCCAGAAAGGTCGACGGcttgtccaacttgtcaTGCATGGAAATCGACCCCGAGGCTGCTATGAGTGACttacaacaacaagccCAACAATACAATAATGATCCAAACGATCCTTTGAAAAGTATGATGAACGATATGACCGGTTCAATTCCCGGTATTGACGAAGCGTTGTCGTTCATGGAAGTGTTGAAACACATCAAAAGCCAAAAGGTGGACGAAAACGACGACAAGGACAAGATCTCCTACAGAACCATTATCTT
This window of the Scheffersomyces stipitis CBS 6054 chromosome 6, complete sequence genome carries:
- a CDS encoding predicted protein codes for the protein MSATNYTAVYGLMQLLRYQNNYPDLSSGSWPQAQQGRNLLGSIPPVMQQFTTDYQINLFGDYPGPSDLVPSVIFAVIFGIIALAHLFIFIMNYSRGHYFWLSLGWFIYGVMRVIGFSLRPVWGRDLSYVLYGPPCEVFLILPSILIVSFNLILAQRIFTWRHPVGGSRKLFWGVMITLYVVVAGVVAMTIVASIVPYLYFLSERVYTRYKKVVQVTSVLVSLYSLTSISLLGLAYFFKPTKKDEDLYTFQPWWIESFSPLYYVKKGAAQEAAQSFARRHSIHRRAIRVIPASHHHYRIVEGLSKERGNINHNASLLLITVTTVLIFVGCILRAIVVFQGRYRKDSSILCRPVAMYIVWGVFELFINLCYLIGRVDLRFYRPDRLPKDIRDIMTANVSQEPSLISRESESDGFESPEENDKETYDDSEGFDFSDPEPASSVRGPYEPPKRPFQIPYPVDEKYIHKEDDEDEEFHF
- a CDS encoding predicted protein; this translates as MSRPEELAPPEVFYNDTESFKYTSSTRVQHIQAKMTLRALELLNLEKEQPHFLLDLGCGSGLSGEILTEEGYNWIGMDISPSMLATGLDRDVEGDLFLSDLGNGVPFRAGTFDAAISISAIQWLCNADTAGVDPKKRLLCFFNTLYSSLRRGGKFVAQFYPMNDSQTEAILGAAKVAGFGGGLIIDDPDSKRHKKYYLVLTAGLSERTVNLTGATMEAPVMNKKVNKKLLRKMESGKDFINRKKETMKRRGKKVALDSKFTGRKRRPRF
- a CDS encoding predicted protein — encoded protein: MFGLNVPTVYEPLPKKRGGENAISYLHKQLVQKYDPTGKRRALVDSKTGLRAGDVIKVTYMDRTDVVGRVLGIKRGQNNVGTNILIRNKINRVGCEVRIPLFSPKLRNIEVLYKPKKYLSRAKQYYIRNTKLDVDDVEAYVKRQQHK
- a CDS encoding predicted protein (go_component nucleus; small nucleolar ribonucleoprotein complex), which produces MASASNPSLTPDQFIGSNLRVAIKDGRVVTGILTVIDPFGNLLLSNVIEESEDIISPPGIHKRDIGLVSVPRETIVTVSVDTNTHRRLFSKK
- a CDS encoding predicted protein, with translation MSWFCSITLMALVIAYVNATPPACFLSCIAEVAKTCPLQKMDITCLCAKEDSVLGCMVDICPYGTFFSGRDHFIGTCMEHGKPSISNPHPPDPIYPPKLSSSISTKPTPISSFSSTITDGLVSLSKPARSSIQQIETGKPESDCDSDTESEDEYNSDEDCEWEETQSVDADGNVIFIRRPINVPQKYRNPKNNGKTRKVIIKKPPQDY
- a CDS encoding predicted protein, producing MQGSYKNNGLPRPYYMKPQSKRKHSPYDNMKMPVAFFTSSPRKILGYLILLSLFGTCVYWISQDMRPSPPPSYEIIKPETIKATKIANAVGSKADKEALNIDLAENLAAGSKGQKGIGVAEAPKGGIANEAAVVGSD
- a CDS encoding predicted protein; translation: MKFAKVLEQTLIEDDIPEEWMEAAIQYKALKKCINKVVNELKFLGLEKNTLNKIVELDENDTTASNPIVAEYTLTKSKDNSHDIKPMLKITLDYSNDQYTDDHIYELGQQLKKRIESLLNDDAPLQHLKPPPLESFKADTPEVDSSEDSDTEKIIELKEENDEIIVISPAHSREGSPPAVAKSISEKSEATNIDSALSESTPPATHNRKKNEIYIMLNSDSKFFQMLEGELENLDKLKTAEEKKLIDEVQELGGIVATLSNNASRWKNSDMYTWRELFRIYLDSEVFFKYNETSLLSSQRNSEQIKKNLAQFLDNVEKSGILQKFKNSKSLDAFNQFVSMNYHLLKILQFQSINTEAFRKILKKFDKQTSLGISHKFPELVSNDHIFITGTSIAQSICYILQNRVLTLIPQLEDYTCPICMSIAYKPIRLQCGHLFCVRCLVKLKQQNKINCPICRNENAILIADGSNLDMDAMNVMEKYFPVEVKEKLRDRKKEQ